The Microbacterium sp. LWH7-1.2 genome window below encodes:
- a CDS encoding glutaminase, which yields MSTLELLDAARSRLAGAPREALGELVVPKRFLGVARAPRIERRGAAWHLGVLLLTDDAVFATGDILRARQEARRGYAAESQRHRAELAAAARRGGFAEGETVHIGWRMLQPGAVDRGEASAPLYSADGVPSVRWSAAGGLMPLEAYLSERVALLLDPPRGA from the coding sequence GTGAGCACCCTCGAGCTTCTCGACGCCGCACGATCGCGGCTCGCCGGCGCGCCCCGCGAGGCCCTCGGCGAGCTGGTGGTGCCCAAGCGTTTCCTGGGGGTGGCGCGCGCACCGCGGATCGAACGCCGGGGCGCGGCGTGGCACCTCGGCGTGCTCCTGCTCACCGACGACGCCGTCTTCGCGACCGGCGACATCCTCCGTGCCCGCCAGGAGGCCCGGCGCGGCTACGCCGCCGAATCGCAGCGACACCGCGCCGAGCTCGCCGCGGCCGCACGCCGCGGCGGCTTCGCGGAGGGCGAGACCGTGCACATCGGATGGCGGATGCTGCAGCCCGGCGCGGTCGACAGAGGCGAGGCATCCGCCCCGCTGTACTCCGCTGACGGCGTGCCCAGCGTGAGGTGGAGCGCCGCCGGGGGACTCATGCCGCTCGAGGCGTACCTCTCCGAGCGTGTCGCGCTGCTCTTGGACCCGCCACGTGGCGCGTGA
- a CDS encoding CHAT domain-containing protein, with the protein MARRRSWRHDCSMGTRIDAGASYARGVELANLGRYADARRVLAEASTAAERDGDRNLMARIVGTTAYVLARTGDVDAGERLCLEALRQGGLDDVTIAQLHGQLGALALERGLLDDAAAWLDKSISGLRDEPVRQANMRINRSLVDMQRGQLETAMADLAAAEHAYREAGMTTEANLAVHNRGYTLMLAGDLVAALQTMQSVREPLDGESAMWAAVNELDRAEVLREAGLVTEAERSLAAVSEAFGRHRAPRDRATADYNLARSLLSHDPARAARAAAASARRFAAIGSPGWAVRAEAIGLRARLTLGRVDRTGGPVRAGRRLPPRTKVSDVTAALQAHGFGSEAEALRLTDALARLRTDRRAALPVARVGRRTPLEVGLLAHELRAATAAVEGREADTRRHAAAGLDLLDRTRRAVGSLDIQVSASMRGAGLITTGLASALRSGDHAAVFEWSERARSVSGSFPPLRPPPDPELAADLAELRVLRTAAPDGDWLATPRAALLSDRARQRQWSQTAAGELRVRASLRDAIAELGAGDVLVSYVFDGVELAALAASPQSTQLVRLDWAAARSALRGLRADLDMAATVTAGPMAAVVRRGLDERLATLSRILCAPVGALSGAERILITAAGILAGVPWMMLPGIVHRPVSVATSVTAWIAQRSRAARAPSIAGFAVGPRVARGEEEVSAGSAAWSRAAVKTGGDATVTEVTALASQVDVLHVAAHGRHALDNPMFSGLELADGTLFGYDIDLIPRVPSTVVLSACEVGRSSVRWGEEALGMTRIWLHAGARSVIAAPVIVADDAACELLAAMHEGLAAGVAPSEALAAASVRTGIVAPFQVHGAGF; encoded by the coding sequence GTGGCCCGCAGGCGCTCTTGGCGCCATGATTGCTCCATGGGGACTCGTATCGACGCGGGGGCTTCGTATGCCCGCGGCGTCGAGCTCGCCAATCTCGGTCGCTACGCAGACGCGCGGCGTGTGCTCGCCGAGGCGAGCACGGCAGCCGAGCGCGACGGCGACCGCAACCTGATGGCGCGCATCGTGGGCACGACCGCGTACGTGCTCGCGCGCACCGGAGACGTGGATGCCGGCGAGCGACTGTGCCTCGAGGCGCTCCGTCAGGGTGGGCTGGACGACGTGACGATCGCGCAGCTGCACGGTCAGCTCGGCGCCCTCGCGCTGGAGCGTGGCCTCCTCGACGATGCCGCCGCATGGCTCGATAAGAGCATCAGCGGGCTCCGGGACGAGCCGGTGCGACAGGCGAACATGAGGATCAATCGCAGCCTCGTCGACATGCAGCGCGGTCAGCTCGAGACCGCGATGGCCGACCTGGCGGCAGCCGAGCATGCGTACCGCGAGGCCGGCATGACCACCGAGGCGAACCTCGCCGTGCACAACCGCGGATACACCTTGATGCTCGCGGGCGATCTCGTCGCCGCTCTGCAGACGATGCAGTCCGTGCGTGAGCCACTGGACGGCGAGTCGGCGATGTGGGCTGCCGTAAACGAGCTGGACCGCGCGGAAGTGCTGCGGGAGGCCGGACTCGTGACGGAGGCGGAGCGAAGCCTTGCGGCGGTGTCGGAAGCCTTCGGACGCCATCGCGCGCCGCGCGATCGCGCCACGGCCGACTACAACCTCGCCCGCTCCCTGCTCAGTCACGACCCCGCCCGGGCGGCGCGTGCAGCGGCCGCCTCTGCGCGGCGCTTCGCCGCGATCGGGAGTCCGGGCTGGGCGGTGCGCGCCGAGGCGATCGGACTGCGTGCGCGTCTCACGCTCGGGCGCGTCGACCGCACCGGTGGCCCGGTGCGGGCGGGGCGGCGGCTGCCCCCGCGCACGAAGGTGTCCGACGTCACCGCCGCTCTCCAGGCTCACGGATTCGGCTCCGAGGCGGAAGCGCTCAGGCTCACAGACGCGCTGGCCAGGCTCCGGACGGACCGGCGTGCTGCACTGCCGGTGGCGCGGGTCGGGCGTCGCACGCCGCTCGAGGTCGGGCTCCTTGCGCACGAATTGCGTGCAGCGACCGCCGCCGTCGAGGGGCGAGAAGCGGACACCCGGCGCCACGCGGCCGCCGGTCTTGATCTTCTCGACCGCACCCGCCGTGCCGTGGGGAGTCTCGATATCCAGGTCTCCGCCTCGATGAGAGGGGCCGGGCTGATCACGACAGGCCTGGCATCGGCGCTCCGGTCTGGAGATCATGCCGCGGTCTTCGAGTGGTCGGAGCGAGCACGTTCGGTCAGCGGATCCTTTCCGCCGCTGCGCCCGCCGCCTGACCCCGAGCTCGCGGCCGATCTGGCCGAGCTGCGCGTGCTGCGGACTGCGGCGCCCGACGGCGACTGGCTGGCGACCCCACGGGCGGCTCTGCTCAGCGACCGCGCCCGTCAGCGGCAGTGGTCGCAGACAGCCGCCGGCGAGCTGCGAGTCCGTGCGAGTCTCCGTGACGCGATCGCTGAACTGGGCGCCGGCGATGTGCTCGTGTCCTACGTGTTCGACGGCGTCGAGCTCGCTGCGCTCGCCGCCTCTCCACAGAGCACGCAGCTGGTCCGGCTGGACTGGGCTGCCGCCCGATCGGCGCTGAGGGGTCTGCGCGCCGACCTCGACATGGCCGCAACGGTCACCGCCGGACCGATGGCAGCGGTGGTGCGCCGCGGGCTCGACGAGCGGCTCGCGACGTTGTCCCGGATCCTGTGCGCACCCGTCGGCGCACTCTCGGGAGCTGAGCGGATTCTGATCACGGCGGCGGGCATCCTCGCCGGAGTCCCATGGATGATGCTCCCGGGAATCGTCCATCGCCCGGTTTCGGTGGCGACCTCGGTGACCGCCTGGATCGCGCAGCGTTCGCGCGCGGCTCGTGCTCCGAGCATCGCCGGCTTCGCCGTCGGGCCGCGCGTCGCTCGCGGAGAGGAGGAGGTGTCCGCGGGTTCCGCAGCATGGAGTCGTGCGGCGGTGAAGACCGGGGGCGACGCGACGGTCACCGAAGTCACCGCTCTCGCCTCTCAGGTGGACGTTCTGCATGTGGCCGCGCACGGTCGGCATGCGCTGGACAACCCGATGTTCTCTGGCCTCGAACTCGCCGACGGAACCCTGTTCGGGTACGACATCGATCTGATCCCACGCGTTCCCTCAACCGTCGTCCTCTCTGCGTGCGAAGTGGGTCGCTCCTCCGTGAGATGGGGCGAGGAAGCGTTGGGCATGACGCGGATCTGGCTCCATGCCGGCGCTCGCAGCGTGATCGCGGCACCTGTCATCGTCGCCGATGACGCCGCGTGCGAACTCCTCGCCGCGATGCACGAGGGGCTCGCCGCGGGCGTCGCGCCGTCGGAGGCGCTGGCCGCAGCATCCGTTCGCACCGGCATCGTGGCCCCCTTCCAGGTGCACGGCGCCGGCTTCTGA
- a CDS encoding sigma-70 family RNA polymerase sigma factor — protein sequence MTQAGAEPSVDSVEPARWERAAALFVRWRDGDSRAMDELVRLMTPPLWHVVRAYGLDHALAQDVVQTTWLTLVRRHETINDPLAVSGWLTMCARREAWRVGKQHRRADATEAESLEPHLPVHESAEQTAAQDDETRRLWTAVATLNDRCQRLLRIVAFEDRPDYARIAEDLAMPIGSIGPTRQRCLAKLRAVLEGDGWRGDDDGN from the coding sequence ATGACGCAGGCTGGCGCCGAACCATCCGTCGACTCCGTGGAGCCGGCGCGATGGGAGCGCGCCGCCGCACTCTTCGTGCGGTGGCGTGATGGCGACAGCCGTGCGATGGACGAACTCGTTCGCCTGATGACGCCGCCGCTATGGCACGTCGTGAGGGCGTACGGGCTCGACCATGCGTTGGCGCAGGACGTCGTGCAGACGACCTGGCTGACACTCGTGCGTCGTCACGAGACCATCAACGACCCCCTCGCGGTGTCGGGGTGGCTCACGATGTGCGCGCGCCGTGAGGCGTGGCGGGTCGGCAAACAGCATCGGCGTGCCGATGCCACGGAGGCCGAGTCGCTCGAACCGCACCTTCCGGTCCACGAATCCGCCGAGCAGACCGCCGCGCAGGACGACGAGACCCGTCGTCTCTGGACCGCAGTGGCCACGCTCAACGACCGATGCCAGCGCCTGCTGCGGATCGTCGCGTTCGAGGACCGCCCCGACTACGCCCGCATCGCCGAAGACCTCGCGATGCCCATCGGATCGATCGGACCGACCCGCCAGCGCTGCCTCGCGAAGCTACGCGCCGTACTCGAGGGAGACGGATGGAGAGGTGACGACGATGGAAACTGA
- a CDS encoding thermonuclease family protein produces the protein MVRRVVLGILVLVLAGTAYWWFIGRDDASVEVAPTAPGTAATMPAIPADAFEMTVESVHDGDTLRARVAVPNAVVGDLESTRVRLLGIDTPEISPEADCWGAEATAKLTSLVPVGSTIWVAADVEVHDQYGRTLLYIWTPDGRFVNGELVAQGDARVEVYSPNRAEESLLRSLEAAAVTAAAGQWGACG, from the coding sequence GTGGTCAGACGCGTCGTCCTCGGCATCCTGGTGCTCGTCCTCGCGGGCACGGCGTACTGGTGGTTCATCGGGCGCGATGACGCCTCCGTGGAGGTCGCACCGACCGCGCCGGGCACTGCCGCCACGATGCCGGCGATCCCTGCCGACGCGTTCGAGATGACGGTCGAGAGCGTCCACGACGGTGACACGCTGCGCGCTCGCGTCGCGGTGCCGAACGCCGTCGTCGGCGATCTCGAGTCCACGCGCGTGCGCCTTCTGGGAATCGACACCCCCGAGATCTCCCCCGAAGCCGACTGCTGGGGCGCGGAGGCGACGGCGAAGCTGACGTCGCTCGTCCCCGTGGGATCGACGATCTGGGTCGCCGCCGACGTCGAGGTGCACGACCAGTACGGCAGGACGCTCCTCTACATCTGGACGCCCGACGGCCGCTTCGTGAACGGCGAGCTCGTCGCGCAGGGCGACGCGCGAGTGGAGGTCTATTCGCCGAACCGGGCTGAGGAGTCGCTGCTGCGCTCGCTCGAGGCCGCGGCCGTCACCGCGGCTGCCGGGCAGTGGGGGGCGTGCGGCTGA
- a CDS encoding GMP synthase, protein MTTAPLLYVCVRPQLGAAAAEYESFRAAMHLDESRLAHHDLVREPLPDDAFERYAGFLVGGSPFNVTDPESTKTDAQRRLEAGLARIAERTATGDGPAALFTCYGIGIATRTLGGTVSRAFPEDTGPVAVQLTKQASSDPLFGRLANRFAALTAHKEGTESLPPGAVLLARNDGCPVQAYRVGDRLYATQFHPEPTTKAFTERMAVYRDDGYFDSADYDAIAGRVLAASVTEPTRLLRAFADRFAAG, encoded by the coding sequence ATGACGACCGCGCCGCTGCTCTATGTCTGCGTGCGCCCGCAGCTGGGTGCGGCGGCCGCCGAATACGAGTCCTTCCGCGCCGCGATGCACCTCGACGAGAGCCGTCTCGCCCACCACGACCTGGTGCGCGAGCCGCTCCCCGACGACGCGTTCGAGCGCTACGCCGGGTTCCTCGTGGGCGGCAGCCCGTTCAACGTGACCGACCCCGAGTCGACGAAGACCGACGCACAGCGGCGCCTCGAAGCGGGTCTCGCGCGCATCGCCGAGCGCACCGCGACGGGCGACGGACCGGCCGCCCTCTTCACCTGCTACGGCATCGGCATCGCCACCCGCACGCTCGGCGGCACCGTGAGCCGCGCCTTCCCCGAAGACACCGGCCCGGTGGCGGTGCAGCTCACGAAGCAGGCCTCGTCCGACCCGCTGTTCGGCCGTCTCGCCAACCGCTTCGCGGCGCTCACCGCCCATAAGGAGGGCACCGAGAGCCTGCCCCCTGGCGCGGTCCTCCTGGCGCGCAACGACGGATGCCCCGTCCAGGCGTACCGCGTGGGCGACCGGCTCTACGCGACGCAGTTCCACCCCGAGCCGACGACGAAGGCGTTCACCGAGCGCATGGCGGTGTACCGCGACGACGGCTACTTCGATTCGGCGGACTACGATGCGATCGCCGGACGCGTGCTCGCAGCATCCGTCACGGAACCCACCCGTCTGCTGCGGGCGTTCGCCGACCGCTTCGCGGCCGGCTGA
- a CDS encoding S8/S53 family peptidase produces the protein MAKGESEQRRTWREREVAGEPKGVVLDPRREPVPDLQAYDTVYVPGHLVISGDPGAAEQALKGAGAKLGWDVELEPLPSGKDTAALSRARIVQAPREGRDDEPVPPVDAWRLLQQARRDVLIAERMGVAPRSLARGEAEAEDVDLTARAAATRSVSLEAAIANDPPHRAEAAAEPDVKARRVRATDDPVLAQVSLDHVLGVDPIDMNPHGRTNPHGRTNPHGRTNPHGRTNPSGTDGYAYPGSGGLELVTYIGAPPADRHTLAEGGRRPVIAFVDTGCGEHPWFTAPDGRSVVRTIDAADGSGVIGVNDPATDPERFGDLAGPLDGFLDDAAGHGTFVAGVLRQVCPDADLIAIRVADSNGSVLESELITALEQVADWMDAGTDEDPHHLDVLNLSLGYYHETPEDGRFSLRLFEALRNLRSRGCVIVCSAGNDATERPTFPAALYNWGDPLLSFDEPDGGAKHFAVGALNPQRTSVALFSNIGEWVNLYAPGTSVLSVFPSFEGGLQAGSRNDRAERRRQSLDPDDFDNGDEGGFAVWSGTSFAAPFVAGSVAAKLAPRLMRPSAVSSKKDPVEEARESITALDRSRLPAG, from the coding sequence ATGGCGAAGGGCGAGAGCGAGCAGCGGCGCACCTGGCGAGAGCGAGAGGTCGCGGGTGAGCCGAAGGGCGTCGTCCTCGACCCGCGCCGTGAGCCGGTCCCCGATCTGCAGGCCTACGACACGGTGTACGTGCCCGGGCACCTGGTGATCTCAGGAGACCCCGGCGCCGCCGAGCAGGCGCTTAAGGGGGCAGGAGCGAAGCTGGGGTGGGACGTGGAGCTGGAGCCGCTGCCGAGTGGGAAGGACACGGCGGCACTTTCGCGCGCTCGCATCGTCCAGGCGCCGCGGGAGGGGCGCGACGACGAGCCCGTTCCGCCCGTGGACGCTTGGCGCCTGCTGCAGCAGGCACGCCGCGACGTTCTCATCGCCGAGCGGATGGGTGTAGCACCCCGCAGCCTCGCGCGGGGCGAGGCCGAGGCGGAAGATGTCGACCTCACCGCTCGGGCGGCCGCCACGCGGAGTGTGTCGCTGGAGGCGGCCATCGCGAACGACCCGCCGCACCGTGCCGAAGCCGCGGCGGAGCCCGACGTGAAGGCGCGCCGCGTCAGGGCGACCGATGACCCAGTGCTCGCCCAGGTGAGCCTCGACCACGTCCTCGGGGTGGACCCGATCGACATGAATCCGCACGGACGGACGAATCCGCACGGACGCACCAACCCGCATGGCCGGACGAATCCGCACGGCCGGACGAACCCGAGCGGCACCGACGGATACGCGTATCCGGGCTCCGGCGGGCTCGAACTGGTCACCTACATCGGCGCCCCGCCGGCCGATCGGCACACGCTCGCAGAGGGCGGCCGGCGGCCCGTGATCGCATTCGTCGACACCGGCTGCGGCGAGCATCCCTGGTTCACGGCGCCCGACGGCCGGTCCGTCGTGCGCACCATCGATGCCGCAGACGGCTCCGGTGTCATCGGCGTCAACGACCCGGCGACGGACCCCGAGCGCTTCGGCGACCTCGCCGGTCCCCTCGACGGCTTCCTCGATGATGCCGCCGGGCATGGGACGTTCGTGGCGGGCGTACTCCGTCAGGTCTGTCCTGACGCCGACCTCATCGCGATCCGCGTGGCGGACAGCAACGGCAGCGTCCTCGAGAGCGAGCTCATCACGGCGCTCGAACAGGTCGCGGACTGGATGGACGCAGGCACCGATGAGGACCCCCATCATCTGGACGTCCTGAACCTCTCGCTCGGCTACTACCACGAGACCCCGGAGGATGGCCGGTTCAGCCTCCGCCTGTTCGAGGCGCTGCGGAACCTGAGGTCGAGGGGGTGCGTCATCGTGTGCTCGGCTGGAAACGACGCGACCGAGCGGCCGACCTTCCCCGCGGCGCTGTACAACTGGGGCGACCCGCTCCTCAGCTTCGACGAACCTGACGGAGGTGCGAAGCACTTCGCGGTCGGTGCACTCAACCCGCAGCGGACGTCGGTCGCCCTGTTCAGCAACATCGGGGAGTGGGTGAACCTCTATGCGCCGGGCACGTCGGTGCTGAGCGTGTTCCCTTCCTTCGAGGGTGGGCTGCAGGCCGGGTCCCGCAACGACCGCGCGGAACGCCGCCGGCAGAGCCTCGACCCGGACGACTTCGACAACGGCGATGAGGGCGGCTTCGCCGTCTGGAGCGGCACCTCGTTCGCCGCGCCGTTCGTGGCGGGAAGCGTCGCGGCGAAGCTCGCCCCGCGGCTGATGCGTCCCTCCGCCGTGAGCAGCAAGAAGGATCCTGTGGAGGAGGCACGGGAGTCGATCACAGCGCTGGATCGGTCGCGGCTTCCCGCCGGGTAG
- a CDS encoding transferase, protein MGKNYIDIENDQGETLRYRKHVNGRGLIAHGAKVHPSAIVEAGAYVEPGVQIAAGAHVGRGVWVETDAVIGPDAEIAPHAHIGPRAAIGPRAKIGVRTQVGHDARVAGGSLIGDDETIADGERVATDKRGLRLAA, encoded by the coding sequence GTGGGCAAGAACTACATCGACATCGAGAACGACCAGGGCGAGACGCTGCGCTACCGCAAGCACGTCAATGGTCGTGGCCTCATCGCGCATGGAGCGAAGGTGCACCCGAGCGCCATCGTCGAAGCGGGGGCGTATGTCGAACCGGGCGTGCAGATCGCCGCAGGCGCGCACGTCGGCCGTGGCGTGTGGGTCGAGACGGATGCCGTCATCGGGCCCGACGCCGAGATCGCACCGCATGCCCACATCGGGCCGCGCGCAGCCATCGGCCCGCGCGCCAAGATCGGGGTGCGCACCCAGGTGGGGCACGACGCCCGTGTGGCCGGAGGCTCGCTCATCGGCGACGACGAGACGATCGCCGACGGCGAGCGCGTCGCCACCGACAAGCGAGGGCTGCGCCTGGCCGCCTGA
- a CDS encoding cation:proton antiporter, whose translation MDGLTPATLLLIPLMAVLAPLLARALGHWVRVPVVVFELLLGILIGPAVLGWTGPTPLVATLANFGLAMLFFVAGTEIEFGSFRGRLGRRASLGWLLSLAAGVAAGWLLAPGEAAIVIGVALCSTALGTLLPILRDAGELPTPFGKAVAAIGAVGEFGPLIAISIFLGGREPGLSTIVLALFALFAGLALWLAFRVPRGAMHSFVNSTLHTSGQFAIRVVFVILAALVALSVILDLDMLLGAFTAGIIWRLLMRDASEHDRHAVESKIEGVAFGFLVPIFFIYTGITFDLQSLLDDPVLFWLVPVVLVALFVVRGLPSTLAAPEGSSRRERLSIALLGATGLPIIVAVTQIGVDEKILDTTQQTVLVAGGMLSVLLFPLIGMALRGERLKASPSLRDDMA comes from the coding sequence GTGGACGGTCTCACACCCGCGACGCTCCTGCTCATCCCGCTGATGGCGGTCCTCGCGCCGCTGCTGGCGCGAGCACTCGGCCACTGGGTGCGGGTGCCGGTGGTGGTGTTCGAGCTGCTGCTGGGCATCCTGATCGGTCCGGCGGTGCTCGGATGGACAGGCCCCACCCCCCTCGTCGCCACGCTGGCCAACTTCGGCCTCGCGATGCTGTTCTTCGTCGCCGGCACCGAGATCGAGTTCGGGTCGTTCCGCGGGCGGCTCGGCCGCCGCGCGTCGCTCGGCTGGCTTCTCAGCCTCGCCGCCGGCGTCGCCGCGGGCTGGCTGCTCGCCCCCGGTGAGGCCGCCATCGTGATCGGCGTCGCGCTGTGCTCGACCGCGCTCGGTACCCTCCTGCCGATCCTGCGGGACGCCGGCGAGCTGCCCACGCCGTTCGGCAAGGCGGTCGCGGCGATCGGCGCCGTCGGCGAGTTCGGACCCCTCATCGCCATCTCGATCTTCCTCGGCGGACGCGAGCCCGGGCTCTCCACCATCGTGCTCGCGCTGTTCGCGCTCTTCGCGGGCCTCGCACTCTGGCTCGCGTTCCGCGTGCCGCGGGGTGCGATGCACTCGTTCGTCAACTCGACGCTGCACACCTCCGGGCAGTTCGCGATCCGCGTGGTCTTCGTGATCCTCGCCGCTCTCGTCGCGCTCAGCGTCATCCTCGACCTCGACATGCTGCTCGGGGCCTTCACCGCGGGCATCATCTGGCGCCTCCTCATGCGCGATGCATCGGAGCACGACCGTCACGCCGTGGAGAGCAAGATCGAAGGCGTCGCCTTCGGCTTCCTCGTCCCCATCTTCTTCATCTACACCGGCATCACGTTCGACCTGCAGTCGCTGCTCGACGACCCGGTGCTGTTCTGGCTCGTGCCGGTCGTGCTCGTCGCCCTGTTCGTGGTCCGCGGTCTGCCGTCGACCCTCGCGGCGCCGGAGGGGTCGTCTCGCCGCGAGCGCCTCTCGATCGCACTCCTGGGCGCGACCGGGCTCCCGATCATCGTCGCCGTCACCCAGATCGGCGTGGACGAGAAGATCCTCGACACCACGCAGCAGACCGTGCTCGTCGCGGGCGGCATGCTGTCCGTGCTCCTGTTCCCCCTCATCGGCATGGCGCTGCGCGGCGAGCGGCTGAAGGCGAGCCCGTCGTTGCGGGACGACATGGCGTGA
- a CDS encoding LysR substrate-binding domain-containing protein: MPAVFTLGAIPGATPGKWIDIWNERMPQTRLELVPLAVADQRWALQGGEVDAAIVRLPIDQDGLHVIPLYDEVPVVVCAKDSHLTAADEELDAADLVGEVLIVPQDAVLDLHLPGTVAPRFDAPADTGEAIATVAAGVGIVVVPMSVARLHHRKDVEYRPLSGGPISTVALAWDAERTTPAVEAFVGIVRGRTANSSRG, from the coding sequence ATGCCCGCGGTCTTCACGCTCGGCGCGATCCCGGGTGCGACCCCCGGCAAGTGGATCGACATCTGGAACGAACGGATGCCGCAGACCCGCCTCGAACTCGTGCCGCTGGCCGTCGCCGATCAGCGGTGGGCGCTCCAGGGCGGCGAGGTCGACGCGGCCATCGTCCGGCTGCCGATCGACCAGGACGGCCTCCACGTCATCCCGCTGTACGACGAGGTCCCGGTGGTCGTGTGCGCGAAGGATTCGCACCTCACCGCGGCCGATGAGGAACTCGACGCCGCCGACCTCGTGGGCGAGGTGCTGATCGTTCCGCAGGACGCCGTGCTCGACCTCCATCTTCCCGGCACGGTTGCGCCACGGTTCGACGCCCCCGCCGACACCGGCGAGGCGATCGCGACCGTCGCCGCGGGCGTGGGGATCGTCGTGGTGCCGATGTCGGTGGCGCGGCTGCATCACCGAAAGGACGTCGAGTACCGCCCTTTGAGCGGGGGCCCGATCTCGACGGTCGCCCTCGCGTGGGACGCCGAGCGGACCACCCCGGCGGTCGAGGCGTTCGTCGGTATCGTGCGCGGCCGCACGGCGAACTCGTCGCGCGGCTGA
- a CDS encoding tryptophan-rich sensory protein — protein MTAKDLARQIIVISAFCFMIVAAMVGTGLFGGTPVQDLQNGALDQDGSYLAPARPAFSIWTVIYVGLFAYTVWQALPRQRGSERQRALGYLIAGTMALNGLWLVTAQFGSLALTVLAIIVLLALLGVTFSRTVIEPAGGWADRLLVDGVTGLHLGWVTLATVANIAAWLTSIGPPEWESSADLWGVVVLIAVAVIGLGIELASHWRLAPALALAWGLVWVAVGRLAGEPHSTAIGVTAIIVAAVILGTALIGTAARAVIAFRNAEA, from the coding sequence ATGACCGCCAAGGACCTCGCCCGGCAGATCATCGTCATCAGCGCGTTCTGCTTCATGATCGTGGCTGCGATGGTCGGCACCGGACTGTTCGGCGGCACACCGGTGCAGGACCTGCAGAACGGCGCGCTCGACCAGGACGGCTCGTACCTCGCGCCGGCGCGTCCGGCCTTCTCGATCTGGACCGTGATCTACGTCGGCCTGTTCGCCTACACCGTGTGGCAGGCGCTGCCGCGTCAACGCGGCAGCGAGCGGCAGCGGGCGCTCGGCTACCTGATCGCCGGCACGATGGCGCTCAACGGGCTGTGGCTCGTGACGGCCCAGTTCGGATCACTCGCGCTCACGGTGCTCGCGATCATCGTCCTGCTGGCGCTTCTGGGCGTCACGTTCAGCCGCACCGTCATCGAGCCCGCCGGCGGCTGGGCCGACCGGCTGCTCGTCGACGGGGTGACAGGTTTGCACCTGGGCTGGGTGACGCTCGCCACCGTCGCGAACATCGCGGCGTGGCTGACGTCGATCGGCCCGCCCGAGTGGGAGTCATCGGCGGACCTGTGGGGCGTCGTCGTGCTGATCGCCGTCGCCGTCATCGGGCTCGGGATCGAGCTCGCGAGCCACTGGCGTCTCGCACCCGCGCTCGCCCTCGCGTGGGGGCTGGTCTGGGTCGCTGTCGGCCGGCTGGCGGGTGAGCCGCACAGCACCGCGATCGGGGTGACGGCCATCATCGTCGCCGCCGTGATCCTCGGCACCGCGCTGATCGGCACCGCGGCGCGCGCGGTGATCGCCTTTCGCAACGCCGAAGCCTGA
- a CDS encoding DUF1304 domain-containing protein has translation MVTIVATVFAALAALLHVYIFVMESVQWTQPKIWKRFGVADQAAADTTKPMAYNQGFYNLFLAIGVVIGLVLIYAGADGSPMAAAGLALVLFSLGSMVAAALVLLTSGLRYLRPALIQGTLPLIGFVLFLFA, from the coding sequence ATGGTGACGATTGTGGCTACGGTCTTCGCGGCGCTCGCAGCGCTTCTTCACGTCTACATCTTCGTGATGGAGAGCGTCCAGTGGACGCAGCCGAAGATCTGGAAGCGGTTCGGCGTCGCAGATCAGGCGGCCGCCGACACGACGAAGCCGATGGCGTACAACCAGGGCTTCTACAACCTGTTCCTCGCCATCGGGGTCGTGATCGGGCTCGTGCTGATCTACGCCGGTGCAGACGGCTCGCCGATGGCTGCCGCGGGGCTCGCACTGGTGCTGTTCAGCCTCGGTTCGATGGTCGCCGCCGCACTCGTGCTGCTGACGTCGGGGCTGCGATACCTGCGTCCCGCGCTCATCCAGGGCACGCTTCCGCTCATCGGCTTCGTGCTCTTCCTGTTCGCCTGA